CCATTTTAATCCAGGTAGCTAATGCATTGCACAGAAGGGGTGTGATCCTGTTTTTTTCGATCTGCCCCTTTCTGCAGACGTTTAATGTGAAAACGATTTCATTGAGGAGACTCCCGAGCAGTACATCCTGCGTCACTCGGGACGTCAGAAACGTGTCCAAAGCTTCATTTTCAACAGGGAGACGGCGGcgcaaacaaaatacatttttttcttaagtagTTATACAGCATTCAAAAGTACAGcaactatatattaaaaaaaactcaatcaGGCTGACTGTATTTAAGTAAACATAAGTCTTCAAAGCAAAGTAGCACATCCAGGTGTTTAGTGAAATTGAGTATTTACTACTTTccgtatttattatatatttttaataccaTAACTTTCTTTCCCTGTTTTAGGATTTTACTTCTGATTTGGATATCAGCAGCACCCCATTTGTCCCCACTGTGACTGCGATTTCCACCAGCCCAGATTTGCAGTGGATGGTCCAACCTACGGTGGTCACGTCCGTTTCTCCTTCCCAATCCAGAGTGCACCCCTATAAGAACCAGAGGTCCGGGCCAGCTGGCAGCAAAATCGGAGGGGCATCGGGCCAGACCACCGGGAGAAGGGGGAAAGCTGAACAGgtgattatcattttttttctgttaacaaaAATGCCGTATATCATAACAATGCAATTATTAATCATTGCGACTGTACGCATAGTGAATGTGGGGGGTATGGTACATGGACTAGAAACCTTGGAATAAAAGCTCATCTAAATTCAGCTCGTGTACGGTCTGCATCACTGGTTTATTTATAGAGCAACCGCTAAGGGACAAGACATTCACTACTTTCTGTGAatactcaaaatataaaaaactgcaaaaaggGAAGGTAGATATGTAATTAAAATAGCATCacgcaaaaaataaacaaattattttgcATACCTTTTGCAGCTTTcaccagaagaagaagagaaaaagagaatcagaagagagagaaataaaatggCTGCAGCTAAATGCCGCAACAGAAGAAAAGAACTCACGGACAGTTTGCAAGCTGTAAGTATACAAGACCGTAAATACTGAAGCCCATCGTATGTTATTTAATAACCGTCTGTGTGATCCTCGTTGCTAATTGCACTATTATTATCCTTCAGGAAACTGACAACTTGGAAGACGATAAAGCAGCCCTGCAAAGAGAAATCGCTAGTTTGCTCAAAGAGAAGGAGAAGCTTGAGCTGATCTTAGCTGCTCATCAACCCGCCTGCAAAATTCCTCACGACTTGGACGGCGTCTTCTCCGATTCTCTGGGCTCCTCTCTTCTCAGCTCTGCAGACACGCCGAAACTTGAAAGCAGCAGCCCTGCGAATGCCGCCCTCATCCAAGACCTGGAGATCCCGAGCATCCCGGCCTCGGCAATATCCGGAAACTCAAGCATCCTGCTGTGCTCCAGCGCAGAAGTGAACATTTCAGACTTGGAGCCTTCTTTAGACTTAAAGGATGAGCAACTAGATAAGCTTCTTCCTACCATAGACAAAAGTGCTTTGGAAACTGCTCGATCAGTTCCAGACATTGACCTTTCCTCATCTTTTGGAGTAACAGACTGGGAGACCCTCTATAAATCTGTTTCCAGTGAAATGGAGCCCCTCAGCACCCCAGTAGTGACCTCCACTCCAGCATGCAATACTTATTTATCTACATTTTCATTCACATACCCAGATTTTGATTCTTTCCCAGACTGTGGAGAGAATCTTACAGAGGAAATAAGTAAGAGTGACCATGCATTAGATATTCTTAACTCTCCAACACTATTAGCCCTATAATGTCAGTTACATAAGTAATACAGTCTGAAATGCACTGGACAATGTCTCATTACAAATAGAAGTATTTTTAACCATAATAGACAAACTCCACACTTTTGGaggaaaaaaaggttttctttttttgtattatgtttaCTGAAAGTGAACaaggattatcttcttccatatgtgTAGCTTGAAGCATGAAAATCATGTTTGTAACCAAAAATACATACAATCTTGTATTTGTAGCATGCTCGAGTGCCATAcaattaaatatattgtaattCATTTCTTGGTGCTAGATCTGTTGTTGTGAGATGTTCTAATAAAAAGAAATTGATGTATTTTAAATAGAAGTAGCTTATTAATATTAGGCAAGTTTAGTGTAATTGGAGAAATTAACATGGACTGTACTGACATACCTCAACTGCCGCTGTGATGtgaattttatttccttttttattcatttatacatttaaagagttttccatgaaaacatttactgtggtttttatttattgagatgtattttatgatataatttatttttctaccttaaGAGTTTAGACATTTTGTCAAGTTCATATACAGAGATGAATAAGCATTGACTGCTtattataaaaaatcaataaatatatttaaactgaTAATGCATTGTATTTCATTCACTTGAACTCTGTTTATCCTGGGGAGGGTGGCAGTAGCAACATGCGGAGATGGATAGATAAGGCCAGTCTATCCTCGACAATGTCTTCTAAATCCACTTGGGGAATTCCCAGGGTATTTGGGAGATTTGAACTGCCCTGTTTGCTCATCATCACCAAGGCCAGGTGCAATGCCAGTCAGGCAATGGGAAATGTTTAAGAATGTATGTCATGCTCTACAATATTAACTCGGCTGAATATTGATGATTCTGGATAATACAGTTCTGGGTTACAGGAGATTAATGTTACTCCAGCAACAATATGCACCAGGAGGAAAGCCTAAATGGCATCCTAAGACAGCCAATGGACTAATGCATGGACACACTAACACTCACTCATATGGGTCCAGTTTAGAGATGCCAGTTAATCTAACTCAGCATCTTGAACATGAAGGGCAGTTTACACCATCAGACCAGGTAGGGGAAACCCAGCCACCCACACACAcagcatgcaaacttcatgcagacaTTGAATAGGCCAGGAAATAAACCTGAGGGCATAGGAGCTGCCAGTCAACTGTACTAAACAAACCTGGTACATCTTAAGAAAACAACTATCCAGGTAACATCTTCCAATTATATATCTGGCATTCCCTTTAATACggagaa
The nucleotide sequence above comes from Polypterus senegalus isolate Bchr_013 chromosome 18, ASM1683550v1, whole genome shotgun sequence. Encoded proteins:
- the LOC120518863 gene encoding proto-oncogene c-Fos-like, producing the protein MFPNFSTDYDSSSRGSTASPGGDSLQYCNSSPADSFSSSASPINSHQDFTSDLDISSTPFVPTVTAISTSPDLQWMVQPTVVTSVSPSQSRVHPYKNQRSGPAGSKIGGASGQTTGRRGKAEQLSPEEEEKKRIRRERNKMAAAKCRNRRKELTDSLQAETDNLEDDKAALQREIASLLKEKEKLELILAAHQPACKIPHDLDGVFSDSLGSSLLSSADTPKLESSSPANAALIQDLEIPSIPASAISGNSSILLCSSAEVNISDLEPSLDLKDEQLDKLLPTIDKSALETARSVPDIDLSSSFGVTDWETLYKSVSSEMEPLSTPVVTSTPACNTYLSTFSFTYPDFDSFPDCGENLTEEISKSDHALDILNSPTLLAL